From Haloarcula sp. CBA1127, a single genomic window includes:
- a CDS encoding preprotein translocase subunit Sec61beta, with protein sequence MSGSDGGGLMSSAGLVRYFDAEDQNTIRIDPRTIVATGVMFGLLMLVLNAMIV encoded by the coding sequence ATGAGTGGTAGCGACGGCGGCGGACTGATGTCCAGTGCGGGACTGGTCCGGTATTTCGACGCTGAAGACCAGAACACGATCCGTATCGACCCTCGAACAATCGTCGCGACCGGCGTTATGTTCGGGCTATTGATGCTCGTGCTGAACGCGATGATCGTGTAG
- a CDS encoding co-chaperone YbbN → MTVTLKDFYADWCGPCKTQDPILEDLEEEWADVEFEKINVDEEQDVANEYQVRSLPTLIIENDDGIVERFVGVTQADDIDDALQQASA, encoded by the coding sequence ATGACGGTTACACTGAAGGACTTCTACGCGGACTGGTGCGGCCCTTGCAAAACGCAGGACCCGATCCTCGAAGACCTCGAAGAGGAGTGGGCAGACGTTGAGTTCGAGAAGATCAACGTCGACGAGGAGCAGGACGTCGCCAACGAGTATCAGGTACGCTCCCTGCCGACGCTCATCATCGAGAACGACGACGGCATCGTTGAGCGCTTCGTCGGCGTCACGCAGGCAGACGACATCGACGACGCACTGCAGCAGGCCTCGGCGTAA
- a CDS encoding response regulator gives METEEPLAILHVDDDGALGDLVELYLEREESGLDCTVTTETNPETALSLIRSSETDFDCVVSDYDMPEMNGIDFLEAVRETHQELPVLLFSGEETGDVAAEIIQAGVTDYLKKSVGTDQYTSLIRRVEHAVDSDGSFETGSEVKLSGVGVIGTDERFERVDETYASYYGYESEELVGEHWSELHPSNEVQHIRTHVIPVVRSGGKWTGQSKGLRADETTFTESKMVTALDGGRMLIAVDEIDDSGLAEQE, from the coding sequence ATGGAGACCGAAGAGCCGCTCGCAATACTCCATGTTGACGACGACGGGGCGTTGGGAGACCTCGTGGAACTGTATCTCGAGCGGGAGGAAAGCGGCCTCGATTGTACCGTCACGACGGAGACGAATCCCGAAACCGCGCTGTCGCTGATTCGGTCGTCGGAGACCGACTTCGACTGTGTCGTCAGCGATTACGACATGCCGGAGATGAACGGTATCGACTTCCTCGAAGCCGTTCGGGAGACACATCAGGAGTTACCCGTGTTGCTGTTCTCCGGGGAGGAAACCGGCGATGTCGCCGCCGAAATCATTCAGGCCGGCGTCACCGACTACCTGAAGAAATCAGTCGGAACGGACCAGTACACGTCGCTCATCCGCCGGGTCGAACACGCTGTCGACTCGGACGGGAGCTTCGAGACGGGCAGCGAAGTCAAACTCAGCGGCGTCGGCGTCATCGGCACGGATGAGCGCTTCGAGCGAGTCGACGAAACCTACGCCTCGTACTACGGCTACGAGTCGGAGGAACTCGTCGGCGAGCACTGGTCGGAACTCCACCCGAGCAACGAGGTCCAGCACATCAGGACACACGTCATTCCTGTCGTCAGAAGCGGCGGGAAGTGGACCGGCCAGAGCAAAGGACTGCGGGCCGACGAGACCACCTTCACCGAGTCGAAGATGGTGACGGCGCTCGACGGTGGGCGGATGCTGATCGCCGTCGACGAAATCGACGATTCGGGACTGGCCGAACAGGAGTGA